The genomic stretch GGTTGGGTCTAGGCTCAATCTGACCCAGTCCGGTCAGGTGAGCTACCCTGCCCATTACCACACTTGCGTTGGTATAATTCCTGAAGAGAATATGGAACCCAGGCACCtgcgtggggtccacataaccgCACGACAGCATCTGACCATGTCCTGTACCAGACCATGGACCACATTGCACCTAGACGTCTTTATGGCTAGGTTCGGTTAAGCTTCTTTCCGGACGAGTTGTAGGTACAAGGATGGTATGATAGAACTGGAAGAACGGTAAAAATGGTATGGCCATCTGGATGCAATACACGTGGCAGGATTATGTATCAATTTGGACTGTTCATCTAGTGGGACCTGTCATGGATGGCAAGATGTCTAAGTGACAcatggattggatgatcctagcctttgAATGTCGGTATTCAAATCAACGGTAGTGAGAAAAACAGTTATCATTGACAATATAGCGTGAGAGTAACGCGTCCTATATGCAATTGTAAAAAATATGTACAAGATCACCACCGTTCATTTAGTGTGTCTAGTAGTAAATGGTTCGATGCAAATGGGTCAAGCTGGGTAAGCTGGAGGGAGGAATGGACCGGACCCATTTAATAATTGAGTTTGTATTTTTATCTGCACGCAACCCATTAAGACCTGATTGAAATATGGAAAAATGGTCAGGCAATAACTGTGTTGTGACAGAATTCTGGTATTCTGCTGAACAGTatgtagaaatttatatataaaatctCAATGGGAGGAAAGGTTTAGAGAATTGTATGAAACCCATATATATCATCTCAACGGGAGTAATGGTATAAGAATTGTATGAAATCCTTTCAAAATACCTGACCTAAGACTGAAATTGACTTAATGAGACTAGTCTAAGGTGAATGGTATTTAGGAGCTCCAGTCAAAAAACGAGTTTAGTATGAGTAGTGGGTCACTTGACTCGGCTTGCCTCGAAACTCAACCTCAACTCAACTTGCTGTTATAAatagttataaaataaaataaaatctctaaTTTATCTGGACGATTGCGTCCCTTTTCTCCATTTCTTGATGCTTTTCAAAATCCTAACCTTGCCCGATCCTCATTCCTTATCCCTTCTCTTCCCCTTTCTTTCCTAAGCAAAAATcataacccatctctctctctctctctctctctctctctctctcaataccaTCCTGAGCAACGATTGGCATCTGTGAGCGATAGAGAACCTGAGAACTCTAGAGAGCGTGAGTCTCCTCTCCCAATCCCTCTCATTCTTTATCTTTGCGGGCAACAAGTGACAAAGCAACTCACAGGACTGTTGAGGCTAGCTAtgtccctagtgggggtggctaacagtgaagtgtgaactgacagtgggtgtactaacaagctaacacaaaaaaaaaaaaaagctacgtCAAAAAGATAAAAACCCTCTCATCGCTgaggttctctctctctatctatatgcatatatgtatgtattttattttaaaattatccgttgtccagtgttttttttttttttttttttttttttaaaaatttttttttctattgagtTCGATTATTCACAGCTTCAAACCATGGCTCATGTAAGTTGTGaacttttaatttatattttgtagaaaaaatataataaattgaggTGAGAGTAGGCTTgcctcgactcgaggtaagctcgccttAACTCAATCCACTAACTTACCTCGAAAGTTTTAACAAACAAGGCAAGCTTTAATGGTGAGCTTGAGGTGAGCATGGACGAGTTAAGGCAAGCTTGGCCAACCTCAACTCAGCACCATCTGCTCGATGTACGGCCCTACTTGGCATAATGTGCagggatttaatttttaattttgataAGTGGGACCATAATTCTTTAATCCTAGACAGTTGGTTTGTCAATTGAATTACATTGCGGATGACAACTTCCCCCAAAGTCTCTATAAATCACACCTGTGAGAATTTAAAAGTCGTGCGTGCACCTTTGCTTAGCCTAACAGGTGTGCAAGATGGATTATGTACATGCCACATGTGCTAGCATGACAAATAGGTgtgagatccaacccatccatcaggttggtctggcTTTGTACGTGCACTCCCAAAAATAattcagcccattgataataggtgaatgggttagaaaacctcagccaagtttttcataaTTATACATTTCTTTgcaaatggtggcccacttgactggTGGATCTACTTAAAAATTAAGTTAGGACACATGTGGGCTGTGTACACAAGTTGTATTGATTGCATAAGCTGAGTGGACTTACCCGAGCTTGTAAGGCCAAAGAGTTTATTTCATCTCCTACTGCAGCTAGAATGCTTCTCCCAAACCTCAGTGGGATGGGGCTGGTGAGTTAATTAAGAAGGTATCGAATAGAGGGTGTTGTTGGTTTTTCATGAAGATGTTAGATTTTTTATTTGCAGAATCACCGAAGAACCTTGCTGTGCATAGAATATGGTGATCAAAGGAGGAAGATAACGTACCTATTTGAGACGCCATTGCTGAAGAATTAGAATGCCGGGATCTTCCTTTCCATACACCTTTGATAGAAATTTTCCTTCTGTCGGGTtaatgtaggattggggacccagccctGTTATATACACAGATGTGCATCGGACATCAAAACTCTTTTCCCCAAGGCTCCACATGCATCCAAATCCTAGTTGTGCTAAAACAGCTGTGTGCGTATCACAACTATAGCATTCCACCCGTTACCCAGATATTCTAGAAGCATCacaatgtagtggggcccactggtttacccgatcacattatccaacctttaGGACAATCCAGATCgtttgatcaataaggcccaccttatagagatCTTACATTAAGATTGTATTGAGTATGAGTTGAATAGAATTGAAAAGGAATGGAATGgtggaactctctctctctctctatctatacaAACACACATGGTgcgggaaaaggtactatgaggtcgacttcATGGGAAGCTTCCAAGACctatgggcccattgtgatgtttcagTGACATCCATCTTACTAATCAGATGTAAGCTTCCATGATGAccaatgggcctaaaaatcaggttgaacCATTACTTAGATGAGTTACACGACATACAACAATTGAAAGTGCATGTACACCCATTGGGACTTTTCTGATTGTACATAGGGCCTAATGAGATGTGTTTTAGAcatccagctcatccattgtgtgggttccttggatgaggggtcattccaaatttcaggccatttcaaaactcaggtggccccaccaaatgcttttagatgttttagacaTGATTTCTATACTTTCATAGTTTTacatggtatggctcacttgagtttaggatacagttgatttttggcacatcccaCAATCTATAAgagacctatcaaatgcacgacatgaatgtccatcacacatcatgACACATCCCATGCGGGATCGCTGGGGGAAGTACTATCGATTACAAATGTTTTCACTGCAATTATAATGCAAATGGCTGTGGGCTTTGCCATGATGTgttgatgacatccactccgACAATCATGCATGCCACCTAGGGAtgtcaatgggctaggctcgggtcaagcaaaatcaaaattttgaatagagcTGACCCGTCAGGCCCAAATCCACACCCAAGATAACCCAGGCCCAGCCCGCCCCTAACACTACCTTTCTGGATCAATCAATCAGaccaatccaaaacttaggtgggctaaaACAACAAAAATAGTAGGGAAGGAGTTGCCCACCATTGATTCATGAAGGTTCCACTGTGTTGTGTATGTGCCATTCTATGCATTCATGTGAAACACTTAAATGCCCAAATGTTTGAATTGAATGCATTGGATGGCTTATACACAACACAATGAGCCATCCAAAAAATCAATGGTAGGTGTCTCCCTCTCGACTATTCctgttgttgtggcccacctgcatttcagattagcctgatttttaggcctatgcaacatggatgatAGTCCAAGTGGATGTCATTaacacatgacggtgggcccacaaCAACTATTTATACTATAATTATGGTGAAAACATTTGCATTAGATACTATACTTGTATAAATGCATTCAATGTATTGAATAATTCTTCGCAAATAGAAATAATAAACTACAGCATAAACCATACCCAATGGTATTTTTATTGTGTACCATCAAACAATGCTTTCATGAATCAACAACACTAGCCATAAAACACCAACATTTTGGATGAAATGATCAAAACACCAACATTTCCTTAATCACTCTCCAATAACCTTTGCCGACAGCTTGGGGTCCTGTCGTATAAACGAATGGGCCCACGGTGCATAGCTTCGTCTTCTTGTGATCAAGAAGACCGTAAGAACCTAGAAGCGCGCCGCTCATTCCGTTGTTGACATCGGTGGGAACGTTACAGGTCTCCGATGATGAGGATTCAAGGTACGCCTTGCACTCTGAAAGATGGTCCATCCCTGAGGGAGCCAATATTGCCATGAAGAAGTAGCCGTTTTCGT from Magnolia sinica isolate HGM2019 chromosome 17, MsV1, whole genome shotgun sequence encodes the following:
- the LOC131231835 gene encoding protein SEED AND ROOT HAIR PROTECTIVE PROTEIN-like, encoding MLRANVGAVVRVTCMGHDENGYDLAPYTTLCEPTDENGYFFMAILAPSGMDHLSECKAYLESSSSETCNVPTDVNNGMSGALLGSYGLLDHKKTKLCTVGPFVYTTGPQAVGKGYWRVIKEMLVF